The Elgaria multicarinata webbii isolate HBS135686 ecotype San Diego chromosome 1, rElgMul1.1.pri, whole genome shotgun sequence genome includes the window atagaaatgtaataaataaataaataaataaataaataaaattccacttgaattttaaaacaaaccatCAATTCCACTGAAACTGGGAGAAAGTACATATTCCTGTAGCTGTGGTTGGCAGCATATCTGCTCATAAacatttagaccagtggttcccaaagtgggcagtactgccctcTTGTGGGCggcgggattgcataggggggtgttaagaggcaagggggcagcagggggcgctaagaggcaaaggggcggcaggggggcgctcgaggtggtcttttccgagaagcgcctctccagaaggtcttaaaactcagggacatttttatgggagaaggtagtttggtcccaagccatataggggaggaatccacacatgtattaataccgtttaaaaagaatccttttaacagtgaattgaaatgtttcaaaagcacgaAAATGCTAACGAacagacataccctgcttggtgtgcctcgccacaccggctgcaaaacagaggcgttcgctctcttttccctccctccctccctcagcaagcctgtggcgggtgcttcccatttaaaggggccatgtgcagcacagcccctttttcattctcatttCATCTCCTCCGCTCAGCCGCTGCTGCTCAGCccgggcgcccagaccagcaggattcAGAGGAgcgttaagaatttacagaatagcgaggtactctaccctagttaccaaatgtgatatctaatattcttgctaaatgactatcagactttgtaaagatgatatcactggatcaagttcatcaattatgtttaattgaataaactaaaaaaatgtaattggattttgaataaatattcaattaattgttacagttttgaattttattgttattatcttccttagcagGTTGCTGAAAACCTcttttctgaataatgatttttaaaggGTAGGGtcgggggcactgggcatgagtttgtggaaccaagggggcggtgacctgaaaaagtttgggaaccactgatttagagcaTGACTACAATGGGCATGTCCCCGCCTTTGAGGTACTAGTAGCTTTTGCTTCCCAACCCTGAAGGTGGCAGAGGCAGGTCAGGCCACAATGGCTTAGTAAGTTTGACACTCCCATTCTAGCTGATCTTACATTAATGATGTTGTCTCCGCTTATTTCAGTGACTGACTTGATGTCCTTCAAGTTGACAATTAGCTTATTGTTTCCTTCCATTTGAACAACGGACTgtgggagaagaaaagaaaagaagtatagTTTGGGCCCCAGTTCAGATATTCACATTCGGTTTTCACAACTTGTCAACGTGTAATGATCTTAAGTTTTCTTCCACGCATGAAATTTGGCCAAGGAACATGACTTTTTTATGTGTTCTGAGGCACTTTTTCAGTGTGGCTATCTGAGAAATGTCACGAGTGTCTCTGTTTTCATAAAGTGGGGAATGTGTGCATACAATGGATAGGATCTCATTTCCGCCACCAATAAATCTTCATATGGAATATTAGCTTCTGTCTCTTTAATGATAGGTCGGTCCTGAACATTTGTTGTGACTGGATCTGAGGGTTCTCAGAAGAAACCAGTTCTTGTTTAGAGGATGAAACCATATGTGAATTAAAAGTGAGATACCCTACCTTAATCTTCTCTCCTGTTGGGGTCTCCAACTCGGCCTCCTCTCCAATAGTAAATTCATTAGTCAGCACCTTGTTGCCAGTTGTCACGGTGACCTTGAACTTCTTGCCCTCCTGCACAATTTCTGAGATGCTTTTGACCTCCTTGCCCTTTTCTATCAACTCATCAGAAAGACCTGAGCAGAGGGAAATCGACAGGAATAAATGTACTACCCACGGAGCAAAAAAGAAGACCGTCAGTGGCTTAGCTCTCAAGATCTGGAACAGATGCAACCAAACAAAAATTGGCCCTAACGAAAAGGACGAATCCAGAGTTAAGGGAGCACTGTGACAAAGATGTGTGTGGAATAAAGTTTATCATGGGAACAGACTATTGTAATGTCTATCTTCTATAGCTAGCTTTGAATGGTTAAAATGTATGATATATTAGTTAAAAGACAATGCTGGTGGCATCAATTATTGAAGCAGTTTCTATTATATACAGTATTTTTTGAACTTCACCTACTTCTTTTCCAGGTACAGCTTCTCTGAAGTATCCTTTGTGGTTTGGCTTAAAAGGCAATGGCCCCCTGGGCAAGGCcagggggcagagcctggtggaatcTGGCAAAAGAACACAGTAGGCCCTTCGTCTGAGCAAACATACCTGGGGTTGCAAACGAGGGGTCATATGGAACCCAGACTATGAGTGTTATCacacggtggtggtggtgcagaaatcATGTTtacttaccgtcgcttctccgcctgcgtgtttgtccctcattacttcctcttctgaaagaggaaataaacaacatgcacgtggcccattcagtgggccgctttgatcatgctgcttctcctgcacacagcagggctagtgccagactattttgcgccataggcaaggtgagctactttcaccaccaccaccaccacccaaaaaatgccaactttgatttttaagaacatatgtttcctggaaaaaaataagaagcccaAAACTTGAAactactaaatttattttaaagtacaagaaatatgccatgccaattatagcaaacaaattggaaaggaacatttatgggtctaaaatgtattatttaataggaatattacctccaaatcatcccccccaactctctctctctctctctctcacacacacacacacacacactcagcatcactccaaacaaacacacgcatgaacacatgtattcactcaaagaccccatgcaccccattcacccatacattctctctctctttctcttctgggcacgttccagaagtccgaatgtggaaccgcctcacccccaccccagcgtccctggcttcacttcagctgggcgggcgcggggcgccatctcgcccgcccaggcccagctgaatcctcgggccgggctggctcacagccaacgcacgtgtGCTGCGCTGTgctcggcgcccctcttagcttggcgttctaggcggccgcctgagtggcctctatggtagcaccggccctggcggcaacttccatctttgaaaataagtcagacttactagggtgtttttttgtggtgcaaagaagcccagaaggggtggaaggcacatgggaggcagacaacatcgtgagagggacctgcgaaaatctgtgagcgcccagtaacaagcgtgcaataaaacgcttgtctgatggcgcTCATTATTACTCATATTACGCTTTGTGTAATGAGGTTGTAAATTATTTGGCTCCCTGACTGATGATACTCATGAATGAGAAGTTCTACAACTGTTCAGCACACTCcagtgggaagttctcctgcacaagacctgctgaaatgaacaggagctgCACAGGCCACTTCCATATTCTTTGGCAGCTCTCATTCATTTTGACGGGGTTTGCACAAGAGACTTTCCTGCCTGGGAGCtgcaggaggcaggcaaagaattCAGAGATGGACAATCAAGCAATCTGCATGGAAGTGAATATCCACATTAGTAAGTCCAGTGTTGCCAGTGTGCTTGAATTCTGCTTTCATCCACATGTGCAAAGTGAAGATTGGTGCATTTAGAGGTGAGCAGTAGCTCGTCTCTCTGTGTGCACAGGATGTGCTGGTTTTCAGTTTACAACAGGACCCCTCATTGGGTTGAGTGAAAGAAAGGCAGATGTGCTGTTTCCACAAGCCTCATGTACCACAACCCTGTGTGGGTTTGTGTGCCCAGTAGAATTGTTTTGTAAATAGAATGGCTGCACTCTAAATGAGAGGAAGTACTCTATAAAGACCAGATTATggaatatacatacacacacatacataatcATGCATATAGGGCTTTAGAGCATTTCAACTGGCCCACATGCAGTATCTCTGCATTATAACATGTGAGTCCTGCAAGGAAGGCCAGTATTATGCTTtgagagaatcctagaatagtagagttggaaggggcctacaaggccatcgagtccaacccctgctcaatgcaggaatccacctcaaagcattcctgagagatagctatccagctgcctcttgaaggcctctagtgtgggagaagagcccacaacctccctaggtaattggttccattgctgtactgctctaacaggaaggttttcctgatgtccagctggaatctggcttcctgtaacttgagcccattagtctgtgtaaTGGCTTGGGTAAGACCACTCAGGATGTTCATGGTGAGGGGAATAGAGGACTTCACAGCTCATACCCTGAGAACATTTTCAAATTAATGAACCTTCCTGGCACTATTTTTGTTAACATCTGATTGTTGatcatgcaggggtggggggtgggggagaaagaattgATCTGCAATTCAAATGAGTATTCTGGAAAATGTAGGTGTTATATTCACATAATATTTTACTGAAGTAACACCATTTTAAAGCATCTCTGATAAAAAAAATACCCTTAGCCACTACAGCGGATTTAACCCCTTTAGGCACAGAATTGGATAAATGTGGATCAGGTTAATGCCCCATTTGCGGTGTTGATGTTaccacagattttaaaatgatgtGTTACCACTATGCTCCGTCCAGAATTTAAAGATGTATAATCCAAAGTACATTGTACCAGTAGAAAAGTAAGAAGCATAAACTGGACAAGGTCTGCTATCAATCTACAAGAATgacattttaaacaaatgtaaCATAAAATTCCTTTGCCTTTTCCTGCTTAGTGTTTAATTTcaaatcccccctttttaaagtagCTGTGAATTAGGGATGACATTGCAGGGAGCAAAACAGAGTTCAGTAAATGAAACACTTACCAATGGCTTTCATGAATGGCACAAAGTTTTCATGGGATTGGAGTTCATATTTTCCAGTGAAGCTCATAATGGTGATATTCTCTGAGTGCTCAACAGAAGAGAAAACCTTTCCCTGGGAAGCCAAACCTTCTTTTTATAAGGATCTCTTCCCTTGGAAATTGGTCAGAGGTTACATGATCTCATTCTTTTATGGCTTAACTCAAACATTAACTTTGTGACTAAGTGATATCAGAGGTTATCACTTAAACCATGCCCAAGTTAAGAAGCTACATTTTCTATTTCTACAAAGACCACTGTGAACTGCAGACAGAAACCACATATAAAGAAGCATTTGCAAAAATTAGGGCAAAAAGGAATTAAATGATGCTGAGCTACAATCTGTTTCCTGCTCTGTACAAGCActaggggcaaatctacacagagtctttggggcgcctggagtgcgcctgcagtgcgccccgaaattgatgatgtagacagtaccttaagcgttccaagaagaggcggaggaggaggaggaggaggccccgcatcaccccttgcggggacggggtgaagagttgccgggctcggcggcttcacCGGTGAATCAGCtacgtccttggcgccgcccacctgcccaccggcctcctgttgccggcgaaagagccacccgggtcattgagctcagcagaagaagccgGCGGtggcttcttccaccgagctctccgacccgggtgggcccgggtggctcttttgccggcaacaggaggccggcgggcaggtgggcggcgccaaggacgtagtcaattccccggcgaagccgccgggcccggcaactcttcaccccgtccccgtgaggggcgatgtggggcctcctcctcctcctcctcctcttcttggaactcttaaggtactgtctacatcatcaatttcagggcgcactgcaggcgcccCGGAAACTCTGTAGATTTGCCCTCAATATTTACTAATGGATAGAAGACTATGAAGGATACCTACTATGTATTTCCTCCCAGGGTTTAAAATTAATTCCTTAATATTAATActgattttggaattttttataccattttctctggaatAGATGTTTAATAGATCTATTGGCTTAAACTGAACTATATTGGCAGGAAGGCAGAATCAAATAATGGTTTATCCCACTGTGGACATGTTTCCATTACAAATGTATATCAGTTTTACACCAGTTTAGCTGTCACAGCGTCTTCCAAAGAATCTTGTGAATTGTAATTTAGTAATGATGCTGAGACTTCCGGTAGCTGCTCTGACAGAACTATAGACTACCCTAGGAAGAGGAAATGACCATTAAACCTGTTTAACTCTACGGTGTAGATATGCTCTGTATgatgactagggccagatctacaccttgcatcaaatcattacaaatgtggaatcaaaagcaggaaataatactatgaaagtggtacatgggaTGTGGATAGAACCCCAACAgttaacagtgcacttcaatacctctataaagcagtagtgtagatctagcctttgaGTATGGGGAAGGTTAAATATATATTGGGGTCATGAATGAACAATATCCTTTTCAAATCAGGTTTGACAAATTTGTCAAATAGTCTAGCAAATTAGGCTTTTGCTAGACTatgggttagcccggggtgaaccccgggctctcccctgtgcatccagatgatgcacaggggatcccggggtcaggcaggggtcaaccctcccttgccccaggataacgggcaccacttttggcctggtatttcccgtggtctcgggctgagcccgagactgcgaacATGTAGctcgttccgctgcttttcccggctaccacaattggaaaagcggcggacgggccatcagggtggggggggggagatcagagccagggggagattggggcagggtggggagatcagagccaggaggcagggtggggagattggagccggggggggggaggaagagatcagagccagggggcgggggggagatcggagccgggggaagggggggatcgaagccgggggtgggagggagcagggagaacgattaaaaaaaaaaccttacctaagcgcatgagcatttgtgtgcATCCAGCTCCTTTAAACAtaagaaaaaatggcggacgcgacagggctttcctgcagcccgtcgcgtctgacatgtggataggagcgacagcctgcgctacttctagtgcgggctgccccctcctcaccaccagattatcaggtaggtctagcaaaggccttagggTCCCTTACATGATCTGGAACCACAGGGATCTCCTTCACAAGACAACAGCAGAAAGGCAACGAAGCCAAATGGGGAAAGGcagttgcaagtggagaaggaagcatagaataaagtcacagacaccagagcttgggttaaactaagggcctctttatttgaataatatgggtaGTTCATCCCTctttggatctgcatgtgaaagtgcaggaatcaatggGTCCctcctcaggccacttgcctggctttaggGGCGAgcattctccaaagccaggagtcaggaaaACCCGACCCCTGCCATGTATGacactctgcaagtgtggggagaccagccCACATCACCCCCACCTGAAGCCTCACAGCTCGGAGGAGGTGAGGCAGGagagtctccaaaggcaaaccatatcctgacacgtgagcctcACAGCTTGCTAGGAGCAGGTcttctggatatgccaatcaccaaaggggccggagtgctcaccgtccctattttAATATATTGCCAGTTCCTGCACATCCCTATATTTATCCACTCTCCTTTCATAGCACTTCCAgcatggagtaggcaaaaacctgcccTCATTTAGCGGAAGGAAAAATTCTTACTCCGCCCTCCCTACAAAGGGAACGTCTAGCTAATCTATGCTGTATGAGAAACGGAGAAATCTGGGCTTCTCACCAAATGCCTTAGGTGCTCTTGGTTATGAAAAcgctaaaatgacaattcaacaGCGTATTTGGGATATGGAATTGCAAAATGTTTGGCCTTAAGGTaccctgaatttagagataataGGATGacatttgcttatgcaaaatatctggtggacttgaattttcctaaattcaggaaagctttcactctggccaggttcAATGTTCTGCCTTCAGACCTTTTGGACGGAAGGTTTGGAAATATACCCTACCAAGAATGGGTTTGcccctgtgagatgggtaaagtggaaacagtaggccacGTTCTGCTGTATTGCTCCTTTCACCAAGATTTGCGCCAAACGTTTATAAACCCTGTTTTGCAACGAACTCCTGGCAGATCAGATGAATGCTacctaaaacatcttctatcagatcagaatcctcaggttactcttaacagtggccagtttttgtgtgGCTGCCATAAGCCAatggaaattgatgttgaagagttttattgcattttagattcaggctgagactgctgtgtttttatgtatgcatCTTGTCAGGGTTTTCTAATATTATtgctgatgatgttttctgctgtgctggtccatgaccgaaataaataaactgaaacttccATACTAGTTtaaggaagggagggagctgAGACGAAGGAGGCCGAGTGTTGGGGTGGGACTGGCCTTTacagcctctgccctgccctttGTCTCCAGAGGTACACGTGCCTCTGCACCTGAGGTGCCATAATTCTATTCCCTACCCCCAGCAACAGCCATCTCCTGCCCAAGCAGTTCTGGCTGGGCTGCAACAGATTCACACAATCCTATTttaagggacggtgtaaaagccggaacggaacggaacaggccggaacagccccattatattaaaaaaccataccaaaaacagtggcatgtgttagcaacacttgagaacaatattttaggactaaaaccataccaatattatatcactattaaccccaaaactcccaaaacgacgtccggaacagaatgggatggccggaacggccactagggaacgagcgataccaaccaaactcaccagtcatgcataactaaatggcagggatgcaataagccacaaaagttgccccgaaaccacgttcagatacccgttccgggcaaaaacacgtattgcgcaaaacgggccgtaacggcagcttcccaatgagataagtgaaccaaactcaccagatgcacataactaggtgggacaaatatagaaagctccaaaagttgcccccaaaccacgttcagatacccgttccgggcaaaaacgtgtattgcgcaaaacgggccgtaacggcagcttcccaatgagataagtgaaccaaactcaccagatgcacatgacaaggtgggacaaatatagaaagctccaaaagttgccccaaaaccacgttcagatacccgttctgggcaaaaacacgtattgcacaaaaacggccgtaacggcagcttcccaatgaggtaagtgaaccaaactcaccagaggcacatgacaaggtgggacaaatatagaaagctccaaaagttgcctcaaaaccacgttcagatacccgttccgggcaaaaaagtgtattgcgcaaaaagggccgtaacggcagcttcccaatgaggtaagtgaaccaaactcaccagaggcacatgacaaggtgggacaaatatagaaagctccaaaagttgccccgaaaccacgttcagatacccgttccgggcaaaaacgcgtattgtgcaaaacgggcctaaacggcagcttcccaatgagataagtgagccaaactcaccagatgcacataactaggtggggcaaatatagaaagctccaaaagttgccccgaaaccacgttcagatacccgttccgggcaaaaacacgtattgcgcaaaacgggccgtaacggcagcttcccaataaggtaagtgaaccaaactcaccagatgcacttgacaaggtggggcaaatatagaaagctccaaaagttgccccgaaaccacgttcagatacccgttccgggcaaaaacgcgtattgcgcaaaacgggccgtaacggcagcttcccaatgaggtaagtgaaccaaactcaccagatgcacatgacaaggtgggacaaatatagaaagctccaaaagttgcccccaaaccacgttcagatacccgttccgggcaaaaacgcgtattccgcaaaatgggccgtaacggcagcttcccaatgagataagtgaaccaaactcaccagatccacatgacaaggtgggacaaatatagaaagcactttttttgcccggaacgggtatctgaacgtggttttgaggcaacttttggagcattctatatttgtcccaccttgtcatgtgcatctggtgagtttggttcacttacctcattgggaagctgccgttacggccggttttgcgcaatacgtgtttttgcccggaacgggtatctgaacgtggtttcggggcaacttttggagctttctatatttgtcccaccttgtcatgtgcatctggtgagtttggttcacttatctcattgggaagctgccgttacggccgcttttgcgcaatacacgtttttgcccggaacgggtatctgaacgtggtttcggggcaacttttggagctttctatatttgtcccacctagttatgtgcatctggtgagtttggttcacttatctcatagggaagctgccgttacggcccgttttgcgcaatacgtttttttgcccggaacgggtatctgaacgtggtttcggggcaacttttgtggcttattgcatccctgccatttagttatgcatgactggtgagtttggttggtatcgctcgttccctagtggccgttccggccatcccattctgttccggatgtcgttttgggagttttggggttaatagtgatataatattggtatggttttagtcctaaaatattgttctcaagtgttgctaacacatgccactgtttttggtatggttttttaatataatggggctgttccggcctgttccgttccgttccggcttttacaccgtcccgtgggagaagctcctctgctcttctgacttaaggccagaagaacagttcttaaaatctcaatcctatgagctcttacctgggagtaagacctagtAGGACTTTCCTGGGAGGAATAggcgtaggactgcactgttaagtccacttcctggacatggattctgctggtcaaatcatagcaacgaccaccaaacgttcatggagaaagctatctacgcccaatgctgccctgtgctatcctcagaaaagtggtaagatgcaatttttttatttttttattttggatccgtcagtgtttcttcctgtgtgacctcaggcttagggatgggagaatgagctttgcccaaagaatgtgctcatgttcccatttgggggtgtgaatggggcacattctgatgtttagcaaactgaaatgaaattctcatacgtcccttctgttgctttaaggacagagttcagcaaagccaaacgcctccaagattttcacttcttgtcggataactctctgtcatcctgcttagatgccctgttcttttctaagaacaaattcagtagggtgatgTGTTTTAGAAGGCCATCATCGGTGACTGAAATGTAAGATTTAAAAATGAGTGAGCAGCAGCCCTTGGGTCAGTGGTAGGGCTAGAAGGGGATTTATTCTTGTTCCTTCAGTTTTTACAGGAGGAGTTCATTGGGCACCCATGATTGATCACTTACATTAGTTTGTGTATCCTTTGCATGAtgctgttgtcatcctccaggacctttcctgtgctttgcaaccattatcgaggagggtggggtggggtcctaacaagaaagcctggtgttatttagaaatattggaaggagagacttgtgtaattgtgcaattccgctttaccatagtggaatctagtggttgtataatgaaatgtagtagaaaggcagaggaagaaactacctggaaaaaatcatgtgtaaagaagctgatcttagtatcacaaagaaaccagaatgcCCATTGTCTCTTGCAGTGACTCCTTTAATCACATACAAGACTTTGAACACGTAGCGGCTGGTTCCTAGGCTGCTGCTCAAATCGGACTGCGATACTAGAGAAACGTTAGGGTTACGAAGCGCTGACTGATGGATGCCAGATTCAAACCGAGGTGAAGAAGGTGCTGGTTTTTGCTCTGGATCAGAGTTGATGGAAAGTGTGGATGACTAGAAacttaccttgcagaagaaatgtgccactgctgaagtctccctctggttacaaatttttgcatcaaatgtgcttgaaatagaattagtacaaaaatggtcaaattgtgctttggaaaagggaaagacaagaccaggcacgcaggcagaaagacaacaggtgaaagcagaagaatgcagattaaaagaaagggccttggcaatagcagttaggggcacaagatgagagttaaaatatctttagttcaaataccaactgagacataatctaatgagtcactcagctgcttcactgtaatgtgcagtttggtgatgacaatagtggcctacaaaacaaggttgtggtgaggattgttctgataatgtacacaaagcatttgcattacttaggagaagggccacataaatgttagtgtttattgtttcattgttgcttgcttttctgatgattaaatgcctagattatcctgtattggtgtatgccaggtatctcttctgagtgagttttctgcggctatgcatggatgaggagttacaccaatgtaaacaagagtaaagtttggcccttaattacctttctcaaagattaaaaaaaagaaggtctgtggacttgaaaaccgttgataaaagcataaaacaatttgtggaaagaacatggaggtaatttatttcttgattacatttttataccgcccaatagccgaagctccctgggcggttcacaaaaattaaaaccataataaaacaaccaacaggttaaaagcacaaatacaaaatagagtataaaaagcccaaccaggataaaaccacgtagcaaaattgatataagattaaaatacagagttagaacagtaaaattaattaagttaaaattaaatgttaaaatactgagagaataaaaaggtcttcagctggcgatgaaaggaggaggaggcgttccttcaaataacctggcctcaaactgtttaggtcttcaaatgtgaataccaacactttgaattgggcccggatctggactggcagccaatgaagttgtaaaaggactggcgtaatgtgatctggccagcctagcaatgtttctaggggggaaatgtttggcttcaatgc containing:
- the FABP1 gene encoding fatty acid-binding protein, liver, whose translation is MSFTGKYELQSHENFVPFMKAIGLSDELIEKGKEVKSISEIVQEGKKFKVTVTTGNKVLTNEFTIGEEAELETPTGEKIKSVVQMEGNNKLIVNLKDIKSVTEISGDNIINVEASVSIQAAEILDPRPIPQPDRFNL